In the genome of Cydia splendana chromosome 12, ilCydSple1.2, whole genome shotgun sequence, the window cgttatttaaaaagttaaatcgTTAGTTAAAAAGTTAAAGAAATACAACAAACACAGTTGGTTAGTGGTGGTTATTGCGTTAGTTAATTTAAGGTTATGGTCGTCATTAAAATCGTTGGAATGGTAAAAAGAAATAGCGACTTTGTTGTACAAAGAAATCTCCAGTTGGCAATTAGCAACACTTTTAAAATACTAGCGCGTTTTACTGCGAatttgtctgcgtggaattatcGTAATGATTCATAAAACTATCCCATGTCCATATCAATTTTCCATTCAAACtatctaagtacctacttataaatttTTATCTACGTtgggttcagcggtttaagtgaTAAAAGGGAGCAGACAGACAAATCTAATTAATTTCGCTTATTAACTATCTATTAAAGGGATCTTGCAGATATGCATAACGGTACAAAGGCTTACCTGAGGCAGATCTTTAGCCGGCGCACAATTAAGACTCCCTAAATGTATCACATTAGGCGGCACTGGGCGGTAGCCCTCAAACACAGGATCTATATTCACCATCAGCAACTCCACATTTTTCTTCAACTCCTCTAACGGAGGCGTATCTTTTCCAAACAAGTCTCGAAGCATCACATCTTCTTTTTCTTGATACGACACCATTAACCGATACACTAGGTAACGGTTACACATCTCTGTTACTTTCTCCCATAACGTAAGATTGTACAGACGCGTGCGAAGGAAGTCTGGGTACAATATTGGGTTGAAAGGAGCACCCATTAATTGGTAATGTTCATCCATTCCGCCAAGAGAACTCATCAATATAACAGGCGCTTTGAAGACATGAGACAGTGCCAGCGACGGTCTCGGCCATGCTTCTGCGATCACTAAATCGAACTTTTCTTTTTCAAACACCTTCTTTACAGCCTCACTCTTCATTTGCTTTGGGAATATTTCTAAAATGACACCGAACGCCGTATCAACTTGCTTGTATAAATCATTTCGCTTTCCAGTAGCGGCTTTAACGAAGCGGTCGATCCATGGAGCGTAGGTTTCGTGGAGATCTATTTCTGTGAGATTCGGCGGAGCCTGGTCTGGAAACGCTGGGTCAGTAGTCAAAATAACAACACGATGACGCTTTGCTAACTCCAGTGCTATTGGACGGAACACTACCTGATGGCTAATAGAAGGAGTTGGCACTACGATGAGTATCCGCGCGGTATCTCCGTACCATGCACAGACGCATATAATAAACGCGCATCGCCACCCACCCACCATTCTCAAGCCGATTGTCACAAATGCGTAGAATACCAACTAAATGCTGCCATTTGTGAGAGAATTGTGAAAATGTACTAAGTACTGGTTAGGTATTTCAATCTTATGTGAAGTTTATAGATGCGATATTCGTTTGAATAATTCATCACTGTCTTAGCCTCGAGAATGATCGGACAGTTCTAGCCTGTGTGATTACTATAATTGATAACTGTGTACAgggttaggtacagtcagcatcatatTAGGCATAGTAGCGGAGGAATCAACgtgccaaaagtatctgccacaaaTAAAGATATATCTCTACCAGGGATGTAagggatgtggttttatcggaaccgaaaacagaaacagatgtttttaatttagtttatcgGAATAGGAAACGGATTCGGAACcaaaaacggaaccggaaccagaatcggagacGTTCAGGGTAGGTCTATTAAAACAAAATTCCAAATTGAACTTGATtttgatttcattttgtttttttagtcactaacattcaccacacacagtCAGTAGGCAGTACTGTCAGTAGGTACACattacacaacacaacacatatgaataggtagttttaatttcaataaCACGAATaatacaaacaacaaattaacagtaaattaacaaaaaaaaaaaaccggaacaGACACGAATGTGTAATATCAAACGCAAATTCCgacttaacggaaacggaaccggagctctgTAGCATCCctagtttgtcactgacataaacgccgtcgagaacgtaatttactttctatacatctcgctcgcactcgcatattagtgcaaacgggacgtatagaaagtaaattacgttctcgacggcgtttatgtcagtgacaaactgatggtaaccgtacttatCTCTACTCTACACTACTCTACAGTTCACTGTCCAAAGTATATGTTACAGtcaacggcgcgattcgggaaatgaattagagattcactagatatgaaatagtaaagatatgtgacgttccagggcaaaaggtacctttggcggccgcaataatattggagcggcgttaataatatggtaagcgccatccgccataaggtaccttttgccgtggaacgtcacatatctttactatttgaTATACTATTGATACTGACTGTACTACTTATAAGGAAAATTACTTCAAACAATACAGTATACAGGGTGGGCAACTTGGAGGTATACAACTTTTTTTAACGCCATTTTGTTTTGGCGGCAAATATGACAGTTGTTGCatgaaaattatatatatatatatatatataaatattaaaacgtTCTACTCAACCCAATTTTGGAAACAACAACAAACTCAATTGCGGAAAATCTAAGAAAATTGCGGCCAATTTTTGATAGAAATCACCTTCGCGGCTAACAATAGCTCCTGACTTTTTCCGTGGGGCTATCTAAAGGGACGTGTCTGTACTGTCTATGCTAACAGGCCAATGAACCTTcagcaattaaaacaaaatattcgaGATACAGTCACTGAGATAACGCAGGAAATGTGTGAACATGTAATGAAAAACGCGATGAAAAGGGTTCACATCTGGCATGCTGCTAGAGGTGGACATTTGTCTGACATTATTTTCCATATTTCATTGCCGGCCCTAAATATTTAACAAGAAATACTTAATAATTTTTACAATTCAtagaataaaattacataaactAAAGTGTATACATGttatttggccaccctgtacTTCAACATTACGGTTGAGAGATTCATCAGTGGTTACTCATAGAGTACGTCTGAATGTCTGTCAAGTTAAACCAGTTTCACAGCTGAGCACTGGCTTCCCTCGAATTACGCCTTAGAAAATTACTAGGTACTTTATTCTTGAGGTTGCTAATAGGACTAAGTCGATTTGTGTAATATTGTcctattaactttttatttcttagcctatttgagtgtctcACTGCTGGGATAAGGCCTCTCCATTTGTTTTCCATACTCCCGATTTAGCGTTTCTTCcggccagttgttaaggaaggcgtcaaagtcgtcccgccatctccgcctGGGCCTGCCCCGCTCACGCTTCTTCGTCCCATGTACTacctattatttattcacaGAGTGATGAAATGTCTCCATTTCAGCAAATAATTTCGTATTCGTGCATTACATTGCTCGCTCAACACGAAGATGCCGACAGGTTCGCTGATAGAACAGGAAAAACTGTCAtcaaactttttttaaacttatttattttaagtttagttttttttttttttttatttagtttttaagttttgtaggttagtcatgttttgtttctaggtatgtattatattaagtttgtatgcactaataaatatttttaaacttaaaaGTGCTAAAACATTGCAAGCTAAGCGACCGAATTACTTCCTTGTTTCAAAATAGAAACTCAACACGGGAATATCTTCTAAAGTTGGATATTCAGCGCAAACGTCTCATTTTAGACCTTACTCGGTTGTGATAAGGTTTACAATGACAGTGTTATCTCTTGGTAGAAGTAAATATTAATCACGCGGCCCATCCTCGACATACAAATATTAGGATCATGCGACATACAACATATGTTGGAGTAAAAGGGTAAAGTGGATAACATTCAGGTTACATTTTGAGAACATGTGTAATACAATGGTTTGCAACATATAAATGATTACCTATGATTACAGTTGTGTTACTCGTAGTTTTCTAAGTgattaatcaaaaataaaattagaattcgaaaaaaaaattaaattgcgTTTAGAATGGTTACTAGGTCGTCCCGTTTTTTGTGCCGTCTTTGTACagttacctgcaataatatgttactcttcgaaggccgcaaaaatatgtaacacgctcttatagctctacaaataagatcgtgtcacatattttcgcggccttcgaagagtataTAGATTATTGCAGGTAtatataacatattattgcaggtgactgtaccttcgCACGCTTCTAGTGAACTTTGGTAGCTCAGTTGGTTAAGAGCGATTAGACCGGTGTTTTAAAGTCGCAAGTTTGAGTCTTGCCAGAAGCGGTGACTTTTCCATttctgttttaatttaaatagttTCGCTTGCACACGTGGCTTGAGAAAAAAATCGATGTTTTCTATGGGAGAGCCAAATATTTTAGATTTAGAGTTTGATAGTAAATattgccaggcgtggctcactccgcgatttcatcgcgtcgctacaagtgcATGCGGGcacaccagttttggtgtctagcagtagtagttgccgcgcaccgctatagaacggacgcctgctcgcgcttgcgtcTATATCTCTCGCAATAgtcgcgttttgttagagagtgaacgtGTAGTGAAATttatgtacctagtacctaatattattttcaccacaccagctcgggaAGAACATcgaacatcgtgaggaaaccggactaatcccaataaggcctagtttcccctctgggttggaaggtcagatggcagtcgctttcgtaaaaacctacctacgtcaattcttcGGATTAGTTGTCaggcggaccccaggctcccatgagccgtggcaaaatgccgggataacgcgaggaagaagaagaagagctcggaaagacttactttgcacttcaaaaactgatagtaaagttgcattttattcacatgtgaggcaaagtaatcaaatgcaaattttgagttgttttcttaagttttctggtagaattgacttttaaataatgattttggatgataaatatttaataacattcatttggatttgatttggtttgattttgtaagtattttacatttaatatttgcttcgggttggtgtggtgaaatttttgtgtttcactggGGGGCagattttgtttaaccctcgtgctttgaaactctcgcaacgctcaagattccatttttcgaaccactcctacgctcgtggttcaattttggaatcttttgcttgctcgggtatcaatattagcacgagcggttaaacaagaactttgcccccttgtaaaacaaataactattattctgTGATATTGCTCAGAGTGACCTACATATACTAGTAATtatgataataatgataaatacgagtataatatGCTATTAACCCTGGGGTTCTACGATCGATCATTAATCTAAATACTGGACCTAATTAATGCCAACAGCGAGACTAATTAATTGCTCGTACATTTTCAATATTCTCATTTGATGCAGCAATTTCTAGTCTATTCAGCAAATATCCGGCTTTTTGATTGGTGTAGTAATTTAATTTAGTGTTCGGGGGATGCTAGTTTTGAATTTTGTTACTGAAATATGAATATGTCGATGGGAAGTGCTAATAAATTATTGGTGTGCTCAGGTAGCTAATTCTTATACACTGTAAAATGGGGTCACCAGAAAGATGTTAGGTACTGTCACGTGAGTTTTCCTAGCCCGGCAGGGGCTTTGCCCAGAGGAAACCCACGGACAATTaaggttactaaattaacca includes:
- the LOC134795620 gene encoding UDP-glycosyltransferase UGT5-like, translating into MVGGWRCAFIICVCAWYGDTARILIVVPTPSISHQVVFRPIALELAKRHRVVILTTDPAFPDQAPPNLTEIDLHETYAPWIDRFVKAATGKRNDLYKQVDTAFGVILEIFPKQMKSEAVKKVFEKEKFDLVIAEAWPRPSLALSHVFKAPVILMSSLGGMDEHYQLMGAPFNPILYPDFLRTRLYNLTLWEKVTEMCNRYLVYRLMVSYQEKEDVMLRDLFGKDTPPLEELKKNVELLMVNIDPVFEGYRPVPPNVIHLGSLNCAPAKDLPQDLKSWMDSSKHGVIYMSFGTNTDPSLLPPERMAIFSRVFEKLPYDVLWKWKEPPAGLPANVRTSAWLPQSDLLRHKKLVLFITQAGLQSTDEALRAGVPLLAFPMLGDQWFNAEQYERLGVGRRLELTSLTDDQLRENIEEIIKDRGYRTRSKLLSEEMQDRSESSLERAIWWIERTLRRRTRRRAPAVHVSWLTFIDGDIVAAALVLIIGVLLVLLGLYKVLTGRNVKVKTT